In Equus przewalskii isolate Varuska chromosome 6, EquPr2, whole genome shotgun sequence, one DNA window encodes the following:
- the OAZ1 gene encoding LOW QUALITY PROTEIN: ornithine decarboxylase antizyme 1 (The sequence of the model RefSeq protein was modified relative to this genomic sequence to represent the inferred CDS: deleted 1 base in 1 codon): MVKSSLQRILNSHCFAREKEGDKSSATVHASRAMPLLSLHSRGGRSSGSSRLSGSCCSHLGPGPRWCSDVPHPPLKIPGGRGNSQRDHNLSANLFYSDNRLNVTEELTSNDKTRILHVQTRLRDARQVDWRAVLRGGSLYIEIPGGALPEGSKDSFAVLLEFAEEQLRADHVFICFHKNRDDRAALLRTFSFLGFEIVRPGHPLVPKRPEACFMAYTFERESSGDEQ; this comes from the exons ATGGTGAAATCCTCCCTGCAGCGCATCCTCAACAGCCACTGCTTCGCCCGAGAGAAGGAGGGGGATAAATCCAGCGCCACCGTCCACGCCAGCCGCGCCATGCCGCTCCTCAGCTTGCACAGCCGCGGCGGCCGCAGCAGCGGGAG TTCCAGGCTGTCCGGCAGCTGCTGTAGTCACCTGGGTCCGGGGCCTCGGTGGTGCTCC GATGTCCCTCACCCACCCCTGAAGATCCCAGGTGGGCGAGGGAATAGTCAGAGGGATCACAATCTTTCAGCTAATTTATTTTACTCG GATAATCGGCTGAATGTAACAGAGGAACTAACGTCTAACGACAAGACGAGAATCCTTCACGTGCAGACGCGGCTCCGCGACGCCCGGCAGGTGGACTGGAGGGCGGTGCTGCGCGGCGGCTCCCTGTACATCGAGATCCCGGGCGGGGCGCTGCCCGAGGGCAGCAAGGACAG CTTCGCAGTGCTGCTGGAGTTCGCCGAGGAGCAGCTTCGCGCCGACCACGTCTTCATCTGCTTCCACAAGAACCGCGACGACAGAG CCGCCCTGCTCCGGACCTTCAGCTTTCTGGGCTTTGAGATTGTGAGACCGGGGCACCCCCTTGTCCCCAAGAGACCCGAAGCTTGCTTCATGGCCTACACCTTCGAGCGGGAGTCCTCCGGGGACGAGCAGTAG
- the PEAK3 gene encoding protein PEAK3, which yields MSGPEPPTETRGPDDPTLPTQPTYINLGEVRAHLLPSKACRPRTTEALPTAPQPAPPPLPRKTLTRTQSVPTHRPASPGRAPRGPPRRPLLGSRSLDEGQAGGDEAGPPCPPAEPALGPPDAALGLSVRDLQRPEAVRAALEAWQLGALRAVHARLRARLLGGHPGPCHQGHALRLLDGSPCAESGDALYYRVVRVDGDAWHVLAAKVPKPGAEEPHPWGLELQASLAPHFNLQGLCGLVPEGAVPQAPWRGPVALAAEVPERTVAQWLAEEGAVRPLVDVARAGALLLLQLSAALELLEARGAVLAELRPENLLLAAPRGCAAAGPPRLLLADFGRVRPCPRGPPGTHAEPFAHLLRTLLGPAVASAAPLARGLERLATQLALSRPSAAQTRGALQALLWGPGPELHGRGAPLGPWLRVRRALLVLQLAERAAGGEAPGLEDWLCCEYLAEATEASLSHALALLWG from the exons ATGAGTGGCCCTGAGCCCCCCACGGAGACCCGGGGGCCCGACGACCCCACCTTGCCGACTCAGCCCACCTACATCAACCTCG GGGAGGTCCGAGCCCACCTGCTGCCTTCCAAGGCCTGTCGCCCCCGGACGACCGAGGCCCTGCCCACCGCCCCGCAGCCCGCGCCCCCACCGCTGCCCAGGAAGACGCTGACCAGGACCCAGTCCGTGCCCACCCACCGGCCCGCCAGCCCCGGCCGCGCGCCCCGGGGCCCGCCGCGCAGGCCCCTCCTGGGCTCCCGCAGCCTGGACGAGGGCCAGGCGGGCGGCGACGAGGCCGGGCCCCCGTGTCCCCCCGCGGAGCCGGCCCTCGGCCCCCCGGACGCGGCGCTGGGCCTCTCCGTGCGCGACCTACAGCGCCCCGAGGCCGTGCGCGCCGCGCTAGAGGCCTGGCAGCTGGGGGCGCTGCGCGCCGTGCATGCGCGCCTGCGGGCGCGGCTCCTGGGGGGCCACCCGGGCCCCTGCCACCAGGGCCACGCGCTGCGCCTGCTGGACGGCTCGCCATGCGCCGAGAGCGGGGACGCACTCTACTACCGCGTGGTGCGTGTGGACGGGGACGCCTGGCACGTCCTAGCTGCCAAG GTGCCCAAGCCGGGAGCCGAGGAGCCCCACCCCTGGGGCCTGGAGCTGCAGGCCTCGCTGGCCCCCCACTTCAACCTCCAGGGGCTGTGCGGCCTGGTGCCCGAGGGCGCGGTGCCCCAGGCTCCCTGGAGGGGCCCCGTGGCGCTGGCGGCCGAGGTGCCCGAGCGCACGGTGGCCCAATGGCTGGCGGAGGAGGGCGCAGTGCGGCCACTGGTGGATGTGGCACGCGCGGgggccctgctgctgctgcagctgagcGCCGCTCTGGAGCTCCTGGAGGCGCGGGGCGCGGTGCTGGCCGAGCTGCGGCCCGAGAACCTGTTGCTGGCCGCGCCCCGGGGCTGCGCGGCCGCCGGACCCCCGCGCCTGCTGCTCGCCGACTTCGGCCGCGTCCGCCCATGCCCCCGGGGCCCCCCGGGCACCCACGCGGAGCCGTTCGCCCACCTGCTCCGCACGTTGCTCGGCCCCGCCGTGGCCTCGGCCGCGCCCTTGGCCCGGGGCCTGGAGCGCCTGGCGACCCAGCTGGCCCTCTCGCGGCCCTCGGCGGCCCAGACCCGCGGCGCGCTGCAGGCGCTGCTCTGGGGGCCCGGGCCCGAGCTGCACGGCCGCGGGGCCCCGCTGGGGCCCTGGCTGAGGGTGCGCCGTGCGCTGCTGGTCCTGCAGCTGGCCGAGCGGGCGGCGGGTGGGGAGGCGCCCGGCCTCGAGGACTGGCTGTGCTGTGAGTACCTGGCCGAGGCCACCGAGGCCTCGCTCAGCCATGCCCTGGCGCTGCTGTGGGGCTGA
- the LINGO3 gene encoding leucine-rich repeat and immunoglobulin-like domain-containing nogo receptor-interacting protein 3, with the protein MTCWLRVLSLQLLLLPAAPPPAGGCPARCECSAQTRAVACPRRRLTAVPDGIPAETRLLELSRNRIRCLNPGDLAALPQLEELDLSENVIAHVEPGAFANLPRLRVLRLRANLLKLIPPGVFTRLDNLTLLDLSENKLVILLDYTFQDLRSLRRLEVGDNDLVFISRRAFAGLLALEELTLERCNLTALSGESLGHLRGLGALRLRHLAIAALEDQNFRRLPGLLHLEIDNWPLLEEVAAGSLHGLNLTSLSVTHTNITAVPAAALRHQAHLTCLNLSHNPISTVPRGSFRDLVRLRELHLAGALLAVVEPQAFLGLRQIRLLNLSDNLLSTLEESTFHSVNTLETLRVDGNPLACDCRLLWIVQRRKTLNFDGRLPACATPAEVRGDALRNLPDSVLFEYFVCRKPQIRERRLQHVTATAGDAVRFQCRAEGEPAPTVAWVTPQHRAVTAASAGRARVLPGGTLAIQDARPQDSGTYTCVASNAGGNDTYFATLTVQPEPAANRTPGEGRNETQAAARAPLDLTTILVSTAMGCITFLGVVLFCFLLLFVWSRGRGQHKNHFSVEYSFRKVDGPATTTGQGGARKFNMKMI; encoded by the coding sequence ATGACCTGCTGGCTGCGCGTCCTGAGCCTGCAGCTCCTGCTCCtgcccgccgcgccgccgccggcGGGGGGCTGCCCGGCCCGCTGCGAGTGCAGCGCGCAGACGCGCGCGGTGGCCTGTCCCCGGCGCCGCCTGACCGCCGTGCCCGACGGCATCCCGGCCGAGACGCGCCTGCTGGAGCTCAGCCGCAACCGCATCCGCTGCCTGAACCCCGGCGACCTGGCGGCGCTGCCgcagctggaggagctggaccTGAGCGAGAACGTGATCGCGCACGTGGAGCCGGGCGCCTTCGCCAACCTGCCGCGCCTGCGCGTCCTGCGCCTGCGCGCCAACCTGCTCAAGCTCATCCCTCCCGGGGTCTTCACGCGCCTGGACAATCTCACGCTGCTGGACCTGAGCGAGAACAAGCTGGTCATCCTCCTGGATTACACCTTCCAGGACCTGCGCAGCCTCCGCCGGCTGGAGGTGGGCGACAACGACCTGGTGTTCATCTCGCGCCGCGCCTTCGCGGGGCTGCTGGCGCTCGAGGAGCTGACCCTGGAGCGCTGCAACCTCACGGCGCTGTCGGGCGAGTCGCTGGGCCACCTGCGCGGCCTGGGCGCGCTGCGCCTGCGGCACCTGGCCATCGCCGCGCTGGAGGACCAGAACTTCCGGCGGCTGCCGGGGCTGCTGCACCTGGAGATCGACAACTGGCCGCTGCTGGAGGAGGTGGCGGCGGGCAGCCTGCACGGCCTCAACCTCACCTCGCTGTCCGTCACGCACACCAACATCACCGCCGTGCCCGCCGCcgcgctgcgccaccaggcgcaCCTCACCTGCCTCAACCTGTCGCATAACCCCATCAGCACCGTGCCGCGCGGGTCCTTCCGCGACCTGGTGCGCCTGCGCGAGCTGCACCTGGCGGGGGCCCTGCTGGCCGTGGTGGAGCCGCAGGCCTTCCTGGGGCTGCGGCAGATCCGCCTGCTCAACCTCTCCGACAACCTGCTGTCCACGCTGGAGGAGAGCACCTTCCACTCGGTGAACACGCTGGAGACGCTGCGCGTCGACGGGAACCCGCTGGCCTGTGACTGTCGCCTGCTGTGGATCGTGCAGCGCCGCAAGACCCTCAACTTCGACGGGCGCCTCCCGGCCTGCGCCACCCCCGCCGAGGTCCGCGGCGACGCGCTGCGCAACCTGCCCGACTCGGTGCTGTTCGAGTACTTCGTGTGCCGCAAGCCCCAGATCCGGGAGCGGCGGCTGCAGCACGTGACGGCCACCGCGGGGGACGCCGTGCGCTTCCAGTGCCGCGCCGAGGGCGAGCCGGCGCCCACCGTGGCCTGGGTGACCCCCCAGCACCGCGCGGTGACCGCCGCCAGCGCAGGGCGCGCGCGCGTGCTGCCCGGGGGCACCCTGGCCATCCAGGACGCGCGGCCGCAGGACAGCGGCACCTACACCTGCGTGGCCAGCAACGCGGGTGGCAACGACACCTACTTCGCCACGCTGACCGTGCAGCCCGAGCCGGCCGCCAACCGGACCCCGGGCGAGGGGCGCAACGAGACGCAGGCGGCGGCGCGCGCCCCGCTGGACCTCACCACCATCCTGGTGTCCACCGCCATGGGCTGCATCACCTTCCTGGGCGTCGtcctcttctgcttcctgctgCTCTTCGTGTGGAGCCGCGGCCGCGGGCAGCACAAGAACCACTTCTCCGTGGAGTACTCGTTCCGCAAGGTGGACGGGCCGGCCACCACCACCGGCCAGGGCGGCGCGCGCAAGTTCAACATGAAGATGATCTGA